The Streptomyces sp. NBC_00102 genome segment CTGAGCCCGGCGCCTGGACCGATGCCTGAGCCCGGCGCCTGGACCGATGCCTGAGCCGGCGCCTGGACCGATGCCTGAGCCCGGCGCCTGGACCGATGCCTCAGCCGGAGCCTGAAGCGGCACTGACCCGTTTCGCCACACGCGTAGGACGCCGGAGAGGGGCGCCCTCCCGGTGGATGCCACCGGGTGGACGCCCCTCTCCGGCGTCCGGAGCGTGCCGCCGGCCCCGTGGGCCCGGCACGGCGCGGATCAGCCCTGGGCGCGGGCCACGCCGATCGGGCAGGAGACGCCCGTGCCGCCGATGCCGCAGTAGCCGCCCGGGTTCTTCTCCAGGTACTGCTGGTGGTAGCCCTCGGCCGGGTAGAAGGTACGGCCCTCGGCGGGCAGGATCTCCGTGGTGATCTGCCCGTATCCGGAGCCCGTCAGGACCTTCTGGTACGCCTCGCGGGACGCGGCGGCGGCCTCGGCCTGCTCGGGCGAGTGGGTGTAGAGCGCCGAGCGGTACTGCGTACCGACGTCGTTGCCCTGGCGGAAGCCCTGGGTCGGGTTGTGCGACTCCCAGAACAGCTTCAGCAGCTCCGTGTACGGGACGACCTCGGGGTCGAAGACGACACGGACGGCCTCCGTGTGACCGGTCTGGCCGGAGCAGGTCTCCTCGTACGTCGGGTTCTCGGTGTAGCCGCCCTGGTAGCCGACGAGCGTCGTCCAGACGCCCTCCGTCTGCCAGAACTT includes the following:
- the msrA gene encoding peptide-methionine (S)-S-oxide reductase MsrA, with the translated sequence MMLFGRTPVLPSPEQALKGSPTPTFTVPDRHIVLGNPLQGPYPEGLEVADFALGCFWGAERKFWQTEGVWTTLVGYQGGYTENPTYEETCSGQTGHTEAVRVVFDPEVVPYTELLKLFWESHNPTQGFRQGNDVGTQYRSALYTHSPEQAEAAAASREAYQKVLTGSGYGQITTEILPAEGRTFYPAEGYHQQYLEKNPGGYCGIGGTGVSCPIGVARAQG